From a single Okeanomitos corallinicola TIOX110 genomic region:
- a CDS encoding response regulator transcription factor, giving the protein MDKLTTDIPKIMIVDDDFSVRNLVNRFLSRKYQIESASDGKGAMTLFEQFNPALVILDWNLPDANGYKLCQEMQSRTNVLVLILTSRNDEADKIKILAAGADDFMTKPFSLAEIEVRVEALLRRIRYIQPNQAQRLVFKQLAINPEGREVTLNNKPLALTALEFNILHFLASHPGQAWSRPQLIQKVWGCDYVGDGRVVDVHIGQLRKKMESDSSTPEFIKTVRGYGYKFEAPESHKV; this is encoded by the coding sequence ATGGATAAGCTTACCACTGATATTCCCAAGATTATGATCGTAGATGATGATTTCAGCGTTAGAAATCTCGTCAATCGGTTTCTAAGTCGGAAGTACCAAATAGAATCTGCATCAGACGGTAAAGGTGCTATGACTTTATTTGAGCAGTTCAATCCAGCCTTAGTAATTTTGGATTGGAATTTACCAGATGCCAATGGTTACAAACTTTGTCAAGAAATGCAGAGTCGAACTAATGTTTTAGTTTTGATACTGACTAGCCGTAATGATGAAGCTGATAAAATCAAAATTTTGGCTGCTGGTGCAGATGATTTTATGACTAAACCATTTAGTTTGGCAGAAATAGAAGTGAGAGTGGAGGCACTTTTACGACGTATCCGCTACATCCAACCAAATCAAGCACAACGTCTTGTGTTTAAACAATTAGCAATTAATCCTGAAGGGAGAGAAGTAACACTGAATAATAAACCTTTGGCTTTAACTGCTTTAGAGTTTAATATCTTACATTTTTTAGCCAGTCATCCTGGTCAAGCCTGGAGTCGTCCCCAATTAATTCAAAAAGTATGGGGTTGTGACTATGTAGGAGATGGCAGAGTTGTAGATGTGCATATTGGCCAATTGCGTAAAAAAATGGAATCTGATTCTAGTACACCAGAGTTTATTAAAACTGTGCGCGGTTATGGTTATAAGTTTGAAGCACCTGAAAGCCATAAAGTTTAA
- a CDS encoding zinc-dependent metalloprotease produces MKKLKFYIFLLQGFLLGMGTANAQSLVTKAQREIETLPKSNLPLSQVWVMSKNKQVEKHNFNWVVEDTKKSTYQPFLQAENSKNKSTKKNDSKSKPTKPKSDSLKDFDEVTKDTEKSEGVFTIYRNKEKNKIYLEIKPEQLNKNFLATATLESGIGERGIYSGLPLQDFLFYFQKLDNKLQFVVRNVNFRTRDGDPQKISLARSFSDSVLYNLSIQSIHPERQTILIDLGDLLLTDLAGLSASIELSASPDQSYFGTAKVFPNNLEVQSIFNFTGGGRGQDLGVLADSRGFTLRIHYSLSQLPNNNYQPRLADERVGYFITAYQDLSKNDSNDQFVRYINRWNLEKQDPNAPISRPKKPIVFWVDNAVPFEYREAIKEGVLMWNQAFLKAGFKDAIEVKQMPNNATWDAADIRYNTIRWINTVDGYFALGPSRVNPLTGEILDADILIDASFVRALRQEYQQVVLPNITSGSTNTTLSALMKTHPFCSQENEKTKGLIGNLSKLAGEYDLCYGMEAANQFAFGALAMSMLSNTTPNDAQMKDYVHQYLRLIVAHEVGHTLGLRHNFRGSNLLPPEEMNNPQITRTKGLTASVMDYIPPNIAPSGTPQGDYFPDQVGSYDVWAVEYGYTYSGIKGTIAEKSFLEAIAKKSENPELSYSPDEDTSEIDPTSAPWDNSGNVLVYSQWQLDNSLLMWEKLDRFYPIAGEDYSDLRERFNTIFGNYLRQLYYTSKYIGGQSFYRVNPDDSQGRLPFVAVPVEQQREALNTLQKYVFAEDALTFSPELLNKLAPSRWLHWGSSPRRGRLDYPIHDLVLFTQSIVLSDLLDGDRLSRMKDIELKSEPGKALTLPELFTSLQTDIWSEILEPKGKLKISSLRRGLQRQHVNFLTAMVLRKVDVPEDARTLAWYKLKQLNLALRRVRSEDDYTKAHLLETRDRIEKTLDAPLQGN; encoded by the coding sequence ATGAAAAAATTAAAATTTTATATCTTTCTGTTACAAGGTTTTTTGTTGGGAATGGGAACTGCTAATGCTCAGTCATTAGTAACAAAAGCACAAAGAGAGATAGAAACTTTACCTAAATCAAATTTACCATTATCCCAGGTATGGGTAATGAGTAAAAATAAACAGGTAGAGAAACATAATTTTAATTGGGTGGTAGAAGATACTAAAAAATCTACATATCAGCCATTTTTACAAGCTGAAAATAGCAAGAATAAATCAACAAAAAAAAATGATTCTAAATCCAAACCGACAAAACCTAAAAGTGATAGTCTGAAAGATTTTGATGAGGTAACTAAAGACACTGAAAAATCAGAAGGTGTGTTTACAATTTACCGAAATAAAGAGAAAAATAAAATTTATTTAGAAATTAAGCCAGAACAATTAAATAAAAACTTTTTAGCTACAGCTACTTTAGAATCAGGGATTGGTGAAAGAGGAATTTATAGTGGTTTACCATTGCAAGATTTTCTCTTTTATTTCCAAAAACTAGATAATAAATTACAATTTGTAGTTAGGAATGTAAATTTTAGAACCCGTGATGGAGATCCACAAAAAATATCCCTAGCTAGGTCTTTTAGTGATTCTGTTCTTTATAATTTGAGTATTCAAAGTATTCATCCTGAACGTCAAACAATTCTCATTGATTTAGGAGATTTACTATTAACTGATTTAGCAGGATTATCTGCAAGTATAGAATTATCAGCCAGTCCAGATCAATCATATTTTGGTACAGCTAAGGTTTTTCCTAATAATCTGGAAGTACAATCAATTTTTAACTTTACTGGTGGTGGTAGAGGTCAAGATTTAGGTGTTTTGGCTGATAGTCGTGGTTTTACTTTGCGGATTCATTATAGCCTTTCTCAATTACCTAATAATAACTATCAACCACGGTTAGCAGATGAACGGGTGGGGTATTTTATTACTGCTTATCAAGATTTATCTAAAAATGATAGTAATGATCAGTTTGTTCGTTATATTAATCGTTGGAATTTAGAAAAACAAGACCCTAATGCTCCCATTTCTCGCCCTAAAAAACCAATAGTTTTCTGGGTTGATAATGCTGTACCTTTTGAATATCGGGAGGCTATTAAAGAAGGGGTATTGATGTGGAACCAAGCTTTTTTGAAAGCTGGTTTTAAGGATGCCATTGAAGTTAAGCAAATGCCTAATAATGCTACTTGGGATGCGGCAGATATTAGGTACAATACAATTCGCTGGATTAATACTGTAGATGGTTATTTTGCCCTTGGTCCATCCCGTGTGAATCCTTTAACCGGAGAGATTTTAGATGCTGATATTTTAATAGATGCTAGTTTTGTGAGAGCATTAAGACAAGAATATCAACAAGTAGTTTTACCAAATATAACATCAGGTTCTACTAATACTACCTTGTCTGCATTGATGAAAACCCATCCATTTTGTAGTCAAGAGAATGAGAAGACTAAGGGTTTAATTGGTAATTTATCCAAACTAGCTGGTGAGTATGATTTATGCTATGGCATGGAAGCAGCAAATCAATTTGCCTTTGGCGCGTTGGCAATGTCAATGTTATCAAATACTACCCCTAATGATGCTCAAATGAAGGATTATGTCCACCAATATTTACGTTTAATTGTTGCCCATGAAGTGGGACATACTTTAGGTTTACGGCATAATTTCCGGGGTAGTAATTTGTTACCACCAGAGGAAATGAATAATCCTCAAATTACTCGGACTAAGGGTTTAACTGCTTCGGTAATGGATTATATTCCCCCTAATATAGCTCCTAGCGGTACGCCCCAAGGAGATTATTTTCCAGATCAGGTGGGAAGTTATGATGTTTGGGCAGTTGAGTATGGTTATACTTATTCTGGAATTAAAGGTACAATTGCAGAAAAATCATTTTTAGAAGCAATTGCGAAGAAGTCGGAAAACCCAGAGTTGAGTTATTCACCGGATGAAGATACTTCGGAAATTGATCCTACTTCTGCACCTTGGGATAATAGCGGTAATGTCTTAGTTTATTCTCAATGGCAGTTAGATAATTCTCTGTTGATGTGGGAAAAATTAGATCGGTTTTATCCAATTGCGGGTGAAGATTATAGTGATTTAAGAGAAAGGTTTAATACCATTTTTGGTAATTATTTACGACAGTTATATTACACAAGTAAATACATTGGTGGTCAATCTTTTTACCGGGTGAATCCTGATGATAGTCAAGGACGTTTACCATTTGTAGCTGTACCTGTGGAACAACAACGGGAAGCTTTAAATACTTTACAAAAGTATGTTTTTGCGGAAGATGCGTTGACTTTTTCACCGGAACTTTTAAATAAATTAGCACCTTCTCGGTGGTTACATTGGGGTAGTAGTCCAAGACGGGGTCGTTTAGATTATCCAATTCATGATTTGGTTTTGTTTACTCAGAGTATTGTTTTAAGTGATTTACTTGATGGCGATCGCCTATCGAGAATGAAGGATATTGAACTAAAAAGTGAACCTGGAAAAGCATTAACTTTACCGGAGTTATTTACTTCTTTACAAACTGATATTTGGAGTGAGATTTTAGAACCCAAGGGTAAGTTGAAAATTTCTAGTTTACGTCGAGGTTTACAACGACAACACGTGAACTTTTTAACAGCAATGGTGTTACGGAAAGTGGATGTTCCAGAAGATGCGAGAACTTTAGCATGGTACAAACTCAAACAATTAAATCTAGCATTGAGAAGGGTAAGGTCTGAGGATGACTATACCAAAGCCCATTTACTAGAAACCCGCGATCGCATTGAAAAAACCTTGGATGCACCATTACAGGGTAATTAA
- a CDS encoding PetM family cytochrome b6-f complex subunit 7, which produces MGGEILNAALLSFGLIFVGWGIGALLLKIQGAEE; this is translated from the coding sequence ATGGGTGGCGAAATCTTAAACGCAGCCTTATTATCTTTCGGCTTAATCTTCGTAGGTTGGGGTATCGGTGCTTTACTACTAAAAATCCAAGGCGCTGAAGAATAA
- a CDS encoding endonuclease/exonuclease/phosphatase family protein, with translation MNITAISFNLRYDKPDTGMCQWEKRVGAIASIIQYYQPDVVGTQEGKIHQLNDLQALLPGYKFVGGDRTGTGESEHCAIFYNHQNLNLQKTKDFYLSDTPEIPGSITWDTRLPRMATWANFQVNNSDLSLTIVNTHLDHESAKARELGAGLISLCLMEFPTEDHLLLTGDFNASPNTLARMVLADNHRTQDALATLPLEEQKTFHEFTGEATAAIDTIYCDRRFQIKQVIIDRQQREDVWPSDHFPVIVKLNVGN, from the coding sequence ATGAACATTACCGCAATTAGTTTTAACCTCCGCTATGACAAACCAGATACTGGAATGTGTCAATGGGAAAAACGGGTTGGTGCGATCGCCTCTATAATTCAATATTACCAACCCGATGTAGTCGGTACACAGGAAGGTAAAATCCACCAACTTAATGATTTACAAGCTCTTTTACCAGGATACAAATTTGTGGGGGGCGATCGCACAGGTACAGGTGAAAGTGAACATTGTGCTATTTTTTATAATCACCAAAATCTCAACTTACAAAAAACTAAGGACTTTTATTTGAGTGATACTCCAGAAATTCCTGGTAGCATCACCTGGGATACCCGTTTACCACGCATGGCCACTTGGGCAAATTTTCAAGTTAATAATTCTGACCTTTCCCTCACTATTGTCAATACTCATTTAGATCACGAAAGTGCAAAAGCTAGAGAGTTAGGTGCAGGTTTAATTAGTTTATGTTTAATGGAATTCCCCACAGAAGATCATCTTTTATTAACAGGTGATTTTAACGCTAGTCCCAATACCTTAGCACGGATGGTTTTAGCTGATAATCACAGAACTCAAGATGCTTTAGCTACCCTTCCCTTAGAAGAACAAAAAACTTTTCATGAGTTTACAGGCGAAGCTACTGCTGCTATAGATACGATATATTGCGATCGCCGTTTTCAAATTAAACAGGTAATTATTGATCGTCAACAAAGGGAAGATGTTTGGCCTTCCGATCATTTTCCAGTAATTGTCAAATTAAATGTAGGGAATTAA
- a CDS encoding rhodanese-like domain-containing protein: MKNKLKDNTLVSRIIPSQPPVEVESDVHVVKSRLEWGKPAFTILDVRDRLTYNQGHIMGAIPVPIDELRAIVSTFLDENRDIYVYGINEGQTAQAAQILRSDGFKNVSELKGGFAAWKAIGGLTEGVIESKVTHN, from the coding sequence ATGAAAAATAAACTCAAGGATAATACGTTGGTCAGTCGTATTATACCTTCACAGCCACCTGTAGAAGTAGAGTCCGATGTTCATGTGGTTAAATCTCGTTTAGAATGGGGCAAACCAGCATTTACAATTTTAGATGTCCGCGATCGCTTAACCTATAACCAAGGACATATTATGGGAGCAATACCAGTACCCATAGATGAATTAAGGGCAATTGTATCAACATTTTTAGATGAAAATCGTGATATTTATGTTTATGGTATTAATGAAGGACAAACCGCCCAAGCTGCTCAAATATTGCGATCTGATGGGTTCAAAAATGTATCTGAACTCAAGGGAGGTTTTGCCGCGTGGAAAGCGATTGGTGGACTAACGGAAGGTGTAATTGAATCAAAAGTTACCCATAATTAA
- a CDS encoding TAXI family TRAP transporter solute-binding subunit: MTTSKNYSQSKLTNFTLTLDPVSKLIFVSLGLASIGIFAIIIWNISNRFISPQITIAAGDETGESYIISEAIEKVVERRSNIKITIKKSGGTTKNLSMLSAGEADLVTAQADVVSQNIGTLATKKRTFANYRKQPTAKVVSVLYKDVFQLVVRDKNINNLVDLKGKTIALAASGGQYQSFLKIAEHYGLSQKDFKITGLDSNGKTIQGYDDNKADQDFQNNKADAVFRVRALGNKSISKFVNNYQGELIKIPQAEAMKIKQPALESAIIPQGTYKGNPAVPANNLDTIAIPRLLLASNKVDPYVINQITQIINEYRQEIVNEIAQENAEIQPLIAEINQPNNLGVIGIALHPGALSFYERNKPSFVQENADYIALWVTVIVLAAEWIRQIKVWLEQNRKDEADEYINLAINLMEAGQYNLEERQKILDKTFNNAAKALVKESISQESFRTFNEAYKTTREAIENDRNIAQKQIEQKQRENAAKYIRLVVKLLEYRQKNKDLVRQKLDQILEQVVGDLVSENISQESFRTFIEAYKATRDAIERIN, translated from the coding sequence ATGACAACATCTAAAAATTATAGTCAATCTAAATTGACCAACTTTACCTTAACTCTCGATCCTGTATCTAAACTCATATTTGTTAGTCTTGGTCTTGCCAGCATTGGCATTTTTGCTATTATTATCTGGAACATAAGTAATCGTTTCATCTCCCCTCAAATTACCATTGCTGCTGGCGATGAAACTGGAGAAAGCTATATTATCAGTGAAGCAATAGAAAAAGTCGTAGAGCGCAGATCGAACATCAAAATTACAATCAAAAAGAGTGGTGGTACAACAAAAAACTTGAGTATGTTATCAGCAGGGGAAGCTGATTTAGTAACAGCCCAAGCTGATGTAGTATCTCAGAATATTGGTACTTTAGCCACTAAAAAGCGCACATTTGCAAATTACCGAAAACAACCAACAGCAAAAGTAGTTTCTGTATTATATAAGGATGTTTTTCAGTTAGTTGTCAGAGATAAGAATATTAATAATTTGGTTGATCTTAAAGGTAAAACCATTGCTTTAGCTGCCAGTGGTGGACAATATCAATCATTTCTTAAAATAGCAGAACATTATGGTTTAAGCCAAAAAGACTTCAAAATTACAGGATTAGATAGTAATGGTAAAACTATTCAAGGCTATGATGATAATAAAGCTGACCAAGATTTCCAAAACAACAAAGCAGATGCAGTATTTAGAGTTCGTGCATTAGGCAATAAATCAATCTCTAAATTCGTCAATAATTACCAAGGAGAATTAATAAAAATTCCCCAGGCAGAAGCTATGAAAATTAAGCAACCTGCCTTAGAAAGTGCTATTATTCCCCAAGGTACATACAAAGGGAATCCCGCTGTCCCAGCAAATAACCTAGATACAATTGCCATACCAAGACTGTTATTAGCTAGTAATAAAGTTGATCCCTATGTTATTAATCAAATCACACAAATTATCAATGAATATCGTCAAGAGATAGTTAACGAAATTGCTCAAGAAAATGCTGAAATTCAACCATTAATTGCGGAAATAAATCAACCTAATAATCTTGGTGTCATTGGTATTGCTTTACATCCTGGTGCCTTGTCCTTTTATGAGCGAAATAAACCATCTTTTGTGCAAGAAAATGCAGATTATATAGCTTTGTGGGTGACGGTAATTGTATTGGCAGCAGAATGGATTAGGCAAATAAAAGTATGGTTAGAACAAAATCGTAAAGATGAAGCAGATGAATATATTAATTTAGCTATTAACTTAATGGAAGCAGGTCAGTATAATCTGGAAGAGAGACAAAAAATATTAGACAAAACATTTAATAACGCAGCTAAAGCTTTAGTTAAAGAAAGTATTTCCCAAGAATCATTCCGAACCTTCAATGAAGCATATAAAACTACTAGAGAAGCCATAGAGAATGATAGAAATATTGCTCAAAAACAAATTGAACAAAAGCAGAGAGAAAATGCTGCTAAATACATCAGATTAGTTGTAAAACTATTAGAATATCGCCAAAAGAATAAAGATTTAGTCCGACAAAAGTTAGATCAAATTCTCGAGCAAGTAGTTGGAGATTTAGTATCAGAAAACATATCACAAGAGTCATTTCGGACATTTATTGAGGCATATAAAGCTACACGGGATGCTATTGAACGTATCAATTAA
- the pdxA gene encoding 4-hydroxythreonine-4-phosphate dehydrogenase PdxA: MPNHESLITNAQSPITNPRLAVTMGDPAGIGAEVILKALADPAVTENCDLVVVGSRDLLTNSYKNLLENTDNKSTLANPDQLNVIDVDVPNSGEIVTGVGHAASGAASFAYMESAIAQTLAGKFAGIVTAPIAKSAWKAAGFDYPGQTELLAEKAGVERFGMLFVGRSPFTGWTLRALLATTHIPLCQVADTLTPELLTKKLDLLEECLQRDFGIKNGRIAIAGLNPHSGEMGQLGREEIDWLIPWLVEERQRRPHLHLEGPIPPDTMWVKPGQAWYGNSDVKNIADAYLALYHDQGLIPVKLMAFDRAVNTTIGLPFVRTSPDHGTAFDIAGQGVADATSMKAAIQLAVELVKQRLVIQQ, from the coding sequence ATGCCTAATCACGAATCACTAATCACCAATGCCCAATCACCAATCACCAATCCACGTTTAGCCGTTACGATGGGAGATCCTGCCGGAATTGGTGCTGAAGTGATTTTAAAGGCTTTAGCAGATCCTGCCGTGACGGAAAATTGTGATTTGGTTGTGGTTGGTAGTCGGGATTTACTGACTAATAGTTATAAAAATTTGCTAGAGAATACGGATAATAAATCAACTTTGGCAAATCCAGATCAGTTAAATGTGATTGATGTGGATGTACCAAATTCTGGGGAAATTGTGACTGGGGTGGGTCATGCTGCTAGTGGTGCGGCGAGTTTTGCTTATATGGAATCTGCGATAGCTCAAACCTTGGCAGGTAAGTTTGCTGGTATTGTTACAGCACCCATTGCTAAATCTGCTTGGAAGGCTGCTGGTTTTGATTATCCTGGACAAACGGAACTTTTAGCCGAAAAGGCTGGTGTGGAGCGTTTTGGGATGTTGTTTGTGGGGCGATCGCCTTTTACTGGTTGGACTTTGCGGGCTTTACTTGCTACCACACATATTCCTTTATGTCAAGTAGCTGATACCTTAACACCGGAATTATTAACCAAAAAATTAGATTTATTAGAAGAATGTTTACAGAGAGATTTTGGGATTAAAAATGGCAGAATTGCGATCGCGGGTTTAAATCCCCACAGTGGAGAAATGGGACAATTGGGAAGGGAAGAAATAGATTGGTTAATTCCTTGGTTGGTAGAAGAAAGACAAAGAAGACCACATTTACATTTAGAAGGACCCATACCCCCAGATACAATGTGGGTGAAACCGGGTCAGGCTTGGTATGGTAATTCTGATGTTAAAAATATTGCTGATGCTTATTTGGCACTTTATCATGATCAGGGTTTAATTCCGGTGAAGTTAATGGCTTTTGATCGAGCGGTAAATACTACTATTGGTTTACCGTTTGTGAGAACTTCCCCAGATCATGGTACTGCATTTGATATTGCTGGTCAGGGTGTTGCTGATGCTACGAGTATGAAAGCAGCGATACAGTTAGCGGTGGAATTGGTGAAACAGAGGTTAGTCATTCAACAATAA
- a CDS encoding NAD(+) kinase encodes MPKAGIIYNDVKPIATKTAIELKDQLTAAGWDVCVTASIGGILGYSNPDSPVCHTPIEALTPPGFDSEMEFAVVLGGDGTVLAASRQVAPCGIPLLTVNTGHMGFLTETYLNQLPQAIEQVMAKEHEIEERVMLNVKVLRQKDVLWEALCLNEMVLHREPLTSMCHFEIEIGRHAAVDIAADGVIVSTPTGSTAYSLSAGGPVVTPGVPVLQLVPICPHSLASRALVFPDNQPVNICPVNVPRMVMVVDGNGGCYVMPEDRVYLERSPYTAKFIRLQSPEFFRILREKLGWGLPHIAKPNSVELP; translated from the coding sequence GTGCCGAAAGCAGGCATTATCTACAACGACGTTAAACCGATAGCAACTAAAACCGCTATCGAACTCAAAGACCAGCTAACCGCAGCTGGTTGGGATGTATGTGTGACCGCAAGCATTGGTGGTATATTGGGCTACTCTAATCCTGATAGTCCTGTGTGCCACACCCCCATAGAAGCTCTCACACCACCTGGTTTTGATTCAGAAATGGAGTTTGCAGTGGTACTAGGGGGAGACGGAACTGTTTTAGCAGCTTCCCGTCAAGTTGCCCCCTGTGGTATACCATTGTTAACTGTAAATACTGGTCACATGGGATTTTTGACAGAAACTTACCTGAACCAGTTACCCCAAGCCATAGAGCAGGTAATGGCAAAAGAGCATGAAATCGAAGAACGAGTCATGCTCAATGTCAAAGTGTTAAGGCAAAAAGACGTACTGTGGGAAGCATTGTGCTTAAATGAAATGGTATTACATCGAGAACCATTGACCTCGATGTGCCATTTTGAAATAGAAATAGGTCGTCATGCAGCGGTAGATATTGCCGCAGATGGGGTCATTGTTTCTACTCCTACTGGTTCTACAGCCTATTCCTTGAGTGCTGGTGGTCCGGTAGTGACACCGGGTGTACCTGTGTTGCAGTTAGTACCTATTTGCCCCCATTCCTTGGCTTCTAGGGCTTTAGTGTTTCCTGATAATCAACCAGTAAATATCTGTCCTGTGAATGTACCCCGCATGGTGATGGTAGTGGATGGTAATGGTGGGTGTTATGTGATGCCAGAAGATCGAGTATATTTAGAGCGATCGCCATATACAGCCAAATTCATTCGTTTGCAGTCACCAGAGTTTTTCCGCATCCTTCGAGAAAAATTAGGTTGGGGACTGCCACACATTGCCAAACCCAATTCTGTAGAATTGCCATAA
- the nblR gene encoding response regulator transcription factor NblR, translated as MIPVLSNCVLLIEPDDSLASQLAFDLQEAGYEAIIAANATSGLQQFQEVQPALIVIDRMLSGESGISLCKNIRTIGQHPPILILMARDTVDDRAACLEAGADDYILKPYRSEDFLQLVRLYLKPDVDSNEQLRFGDLVLDISSRRVLHNGKTVDLTMKEFELLKFFMEHPREVLTREQILENVWGYDFMGESNVIEVYIRYLRLKMEEEGQKRLIQTVRGVGYVLRES; from the coding sequence ATGATCCCTGTACTTAGCAACTGCGTTTTGTTGATTGAACCCGATGATAGTCTTGCTAGTCAATTAGCTTTTGATTTACAAGAAGCTGGTTATGAGGCAATTATCGCTGCTAATGCTACCAGTGGTTTACAGCAGTTTCAGGAAGTTCAACCTGCGTTAATTGTCATAGATAGAATGCTAAGTGGGGAATCGGGAATATCTTTGTGTAAAAATATTCGTACAATTGGCCAGCATCCCCCCATATTGATTTTAATGGCCAGAGATACAGTTGATGATCGTGCGGCTTGTTTAGAAGCCGGTGCTGATGACTATATACTCAAACCCTATCGTTCCGAAGATTTTTTACAGTTAGTTCGTCTTTATCTCAAACCCGATGTGGATAGTAACGAACAATTGCGATTTGGAGATTTGGTATTAGACATCAGTTCTCGTCGCGTTCTGCACAATGGTAAAACCGTTGATTTAACCATGAAAGAATTTGAATTATTAAAGTTTTTTATGGAACACCCTCGTGAGGTGTTAACCCGTGAACAGATTTTAGAAAATGTCTGGGGTTATGACTTCATGGGTGAGTCAAATGTGATAGAAGTCTATATTCGCTACTTGCGGTTAAAAATGGAGGAAGAAGGACAAAAACGCCTCATTCAAACAGTCAGGGGTGTAGGTTACGTGTTAAGGGAATCTTAA
- a CDS encoding SDR family oxidoreductase: protein MTLLIVGATGTLGRQVARRAIDEGYKVRCLVRSPKKATFLKEWGAELVKGDLCYPQSLEEALEGVTAVIDAATSRATDSLTIKQVDWDGKVSLIQAAKTAGVERFIFFSILDADKYPNVPLMEIKRCTELYLAESGLNYTILRLAGFMQGLIGQYGIPILENQPVWVTGASSPIAYMDTQDIAKFAIRALNVPEAQKQTFPVVGTRAWSAEEIINICERLSGKSARVTRMPIGLLRGVQGLLRFFQWGWNVADRLAFSEVLASGRALNAPMEEVYTTFDLDKQQTATVETYLQEYFSRIMKKLKELDYEKTKTKKKKEKKTPFKQSSKVNSQ, encoded by the coding sequence ATGACATTATTAATTGTCGGTGCTACTGGCACATTAGGAAGACAGGTAGCTCGTCGTGCTATTGACGAGGGTTATAAAGTTCGCTGTTTAGTTCGTAGTCCCAAAAAAGCTACATTTCTGAAAGAATGGGGTGCAGAATTAGTTAAAGGCGACTTGTGTTATCCCCAAAGCTTAGAAGAAGCATTAGAAGGTGTAACAGCAGTTATTGACGCTGCTACCTCTCGCGCTACAGACTCCTTAACCATTAAACAAGTAGACTGGGACGGAAAAGTATCACTAATTCAAGCAGCCAAAACTGCTGGTGTAGAGCGTTTTATATTCTTCTCTATTCTTGATGCCGATAAATATCCTAATGTACCCTTAATGGAAATTAAGCGCTGTACGGAATTATATTTAGCTGAATCTGGATTAAATTATACCATTTTAAGATTAGCTGGATTTATGCAAGGTTTAATTGGTCAATATGGCATACCCATTTTAGAAAATCAGCCAGTGTGGGTGACAGGTGCATCCTCACCCATCGCTTACATGGATACTCAGGATATTGCTAAATTTGCGATTCGCGCCCTGAATGTACCAGAAGCCCAAAAACAAACTTTCCCTGTAGTGGGTACTCGTGCTTGGAGTGCAGAAGAAATTATTAATATTTGCGAGCGCCTATCTGGAAAGAGTGCCAGAGTAACCAGAATGCCCATTGGTTTACTACGTGGTGTACAAGGTTTATTAAGATTTTTCCAATGGGGATGGAATGTAGCTGATAGACTAGCCTTCTCAGAAGTATTAGCCAGTGGTAGAGCATTAAACGCCCCCATGGAAGAAGTTTATACAACCTTCGACCTAGATAAACAACAAACAGCTACCGTAGAAACATATCTACAAGAGTATTTCAGCCGAATTATGAAAAAGCTGAAAGAATTAGATTACGAAAAGACAAAGACCAAAAAGAAAAAAGAGAAAAAGACCCCTTTCAAGCAGTCTTCAAAAGTTAATAGTCAATAA